The genomic window ACTCGGGGGCGCGCTGTGATCATGACGGGCCGGCGCCGGGTGGGGAAGTCGCGACTCGTCCAGGAGTTCTGCGACCGCTCGGAAGCGCCGTACGTGGTGTTCCAGGCCACCCGGGGGCGCAACCCTGTGACGGAGCGCGCCGACTTTGCCGCGACTCTCGCGCAGTCGCTACTGCCGGGGGCGGAGCTGATCGCCGGCATCCAGGCGCAGGACTGGAACCAGGCCCTGCGCTCGCTGGCGCTCGCGGTACCCGATGATTCACCCAGCATCGCGGTGATCGACGAGGTGCCCTGGCTGGTCGAGCAGGATCAGGAATTCGAGGGCGCACTACAAACTGTCTGGGACCGTCACCTGTCTGCCAAGCCCGTGCTTCTGCTTCTGGTCGGCAGCGATACATCGGTGATGGAGGCACTGCAGTCGTACGGGCGCCCGTTCTTCGGCAGGGCAGCAAAAATGACCGTCCGTCCTCTGAACCTGGCCGACGTACAGGAGATGACCGAGCTTGACGCCGCCGGGGCCGTCGACGCCCAGTTGATCACTGGAGGATTCCCCGAGATCGTCCAGTCATGGCGGCCGGGCATGGGGCGTACTGCCTTCTTGCAGGCTTCGGTCGCCAATCCTCTCTCTCCCTTGCTGGTGGCCGGCGAGCTGTCCCTGCTGGGCGAATTCCCGGAGGCTTCGCACTCACGGGCCGTACTGGAAGCGGTTGGCAGCGGTGAGCGCACGTTCAGTGCGATCGCAGCCCAGGCCGGCGGTGCCAGCGCGCTGCCGTCCGGCACGCTCTCCCCGTTGCTGTCCATGCTGCAGGCCAAGCGAGTCCTGGCCGCTGACCTCCCCCTGTCCGCCAAGTCGGACAGCAAGAACAAGCGCTACCGGATCGCCGACCCGTATCTGCGATTCTGGCTGGCCTTCCTGGCGCGTGCGATCCCACTCATCGAGCGTGGCCGCGGTGACGTGGCGCTGGAACGCATCGAGCGGTCATGGACCACTTGGCGCGGTCGAGCGGTCGAGCCACTGATCCGCGAGTCCTTGCTGCGCCTGATGCCCAACGACGAGTGGCCCGAGACCGAGGCCATCGGTGGTTGGTGGAACCGTCAGAACAACCCCGAGATCGACCTCATCGGTGCAGACCGCGAGCCGGTGGCCCGGCAGGTGCATTTCGTCGGGTCGGTCAAGTGGCTGGAGACCCAGCCCTTCGGCCGTCATGAGTACGACGCCTTGGTACGCGAGATGCTCGCCGTCCCCGGCGCCGCCCCGGATACTCCACTGGTCGCGGTCTCCCGTTGCGGGGTGGCCGATGATCTGCCGCTCACCGCGCACTGGGGGCCGGAGGACCTCGTACGGGCGTGGCAGCCCCGTTAGCCGCCGAGCCCAAGGTCTCTCACCTCGCGAGTGCCCCAGGAACTACGGAGCTGCCTGAGGTCCATGCTGTGAACGGTGAGAGAAGGCGCCTGAGCCCACGTGGGTTTCCGCATCTGGCAGCAGACGCACTCTTTCACCGTCAACAGTGCGCTCCTGCTCGCACCTTGCGAGATGCACGCGGCGACGGGGTCGGCCGTGGCCGGATCTCCCTCCATGCGCCCTGCGCCCCTGCGAGCGCCCCCCGCTTTGTTGCTGCGGCTCAAGCTATGAGCCGGTGGTAAGCCACGGCAAAGGGCCGCAGCCTGGAGGGGGACCGTGTGCCGGGGGACTTTGAACGGCTCCGGTACGCGGTCCATCGCAATCTCTGTGGAGGGACAGCCCGCAAGCGGCCGGCTGTTGGGGATTGAGAGCCGATCCGGCGGATCCCACCGTGTGCGGGTTCAACGCCGTGGGCTGGACGCAGTATTCACCAAAACGTCCTCCGTGACCGCCCCGATCTTGAGGCAGTCACGGAGGACGACATGCTTGGTCGACGCCAGGCTGCACCAACCGGCAACACACGGTCCCTTCGGCCCGGCTCAACTATGTGATGGGAAAATCAAAATAGGTGTCCGGATAAGGTTCGTCTTTCAGTGTGTAGTGCCACCACTCGCACTCGTATGAGCTGAAACCGCAGGCCTCCAGGATGGAACGAAGGCATTGACGGTTTCCCGCCTCTGCTTGCGTGATCCCTTTTGCTCCATGATGTGAGATTGAATCCATCAGGTCATGGTCACCACCCATGGGGGCAAGTTCACCGGTAGCCAGGTGATACAGCGTCAGGTCAACGGTACTGCCCCGACTGTGGCCTGATCTGGCGGCCACGTATCCCATTTCGAACATCTCGGCTCTGTCGATATTCGGATAGTGGCGTAGCTTCGTCCGGTCGTCCTCCGGCTGTTTTGACCAGCGCAGGA from Streptomyces formicae includes these protein-coding regions:
- a CDS encoding ATP-binding protein; its protein translation is MEFRGRVGDLELLAEQYRTVAEGAGATRGRAVIMTGRRRVGKSRLVQEFCDRSEAPYVVFQATRGRNPVTERADFAATLAQSLLPGAELIAGIQAQDWNQALRSLALAVPDDSPSIAVIDEVPWLVEQDQEFEGALQTVWDRHLSAKPVLLLLVGSDTSVMEALQSYGRPFFGRAAKMTVRPLNLADVQEMTELDAAGAVDAQLITGGFPEIVQSWRPGMGRTAFLQASVANPLSPLLVAGELSLLGEFPEASHSRAVLEAVGSGERTFSAIAAQAGGASALPSGTLSPLLSMLQAKRVLAADLPLSAKSDSKNKRYRIADPYLRFWLAFLARAIPLIERGRGDVALERIERSWTTWRGRAVEPLIRESLLRLMPNDEWPETEAIGGWWNRQNNPEIDLIGADREPVARQVHFVGSVKWLETQPFGRHEYDALVREMLAVPGAAPDTPLVAVSRCGVADDLPLTAHWGPEDLVRAWQPR
- the vanX gene encoding D-Ala-D-Ala dipeptidase VanX — protein: MNDDFVFVDEHVSGMRWDAKYATWDNFTGKPVDGYLANRIVGTRALCEALERAQEKAESLGFGLLLWDGYRPQRAVDCFLRWSKQPEDDRTKLRHYPNIDRAEMFEMGYVAARSGHSRGSTVDLTLYHLATGELAPMGGDHDLMDSISHHGAKGITQAEAGNRQCLRSILEACGFSSYECEWWHYTLKDEPYPDTYFDFPIT